Within the Bradyrhizobium cosmicum genome, the region GGAAAAGATTGTCAATTTCGACACCAACTGGAACATCATCGCCTATCCGAGCTCAGCGTGGGCCAAGCTGGTGTTTCCCAACGATCAGGAAGAGATCGCGATCGGCAAGCTCGCGGACGCGATCTTCGCCGCGTCCCGCGTTGATCGCGAGGACGCCACGGCCAATTGGGCAAGTCACAATGCGGTGCTGCGCGAGCGCACCAACTGGCTCAACGGCCAGCGTTTCCGCGCGCTGCAGTACTCGGGCCCGGGGACCGACCTCACTATCGGGCTCGCCGACGGCCATGAATGGGAAGGCGGAGCCTCGCTGTCCAAGAACGGTATCAGCTGCAACGCCAACATCCCGACCGAAGAGGTCTTCACCACGCCGCATTGCCGGCGCGTCTACGGACATGTCGTGAGTTCGAAGCCGCTGTCCTACCAGGGCACGCTGATCGACAACATCGCGGTGCGCTTCGAGGACGGCAGGATCGTCGAAGCCAAGGCCTCGCGCGGCGCGGAGGTGCTGAACAAGGTGCTCGATACCGACGAGGGCGCGCGGCGGCTCGGCGAAGTGGCGCTGGTGCCGCATTCCTCGCCGATCTCGCAGAGCGGGCTGTTGTTCTACAACACGCTGTTCGACGAGAACGCGGCCTCGCACATTGCGCTCGGTCAGTGCTATTCGAAGTGCTTCGTCAACGGCGCCCAGCTGACCCCGCAACAGATCGCGGCCCAAGGCGGCAACCAGAGCCTGATCCATATCGACTGGATGATCGGCTCGTCCGAGACCGACATCGACGGCATTCTGGCCGACGGCAGCAAGGTGCCGGTGTTCCGCAAGGGCGAGTGGGCGAAGTAACGCTGCTGCTCGTCATGCCCGGGCTTGACCCGGGCATCCATGGTCTTTGTGCCGCCAGGCGTGGATGGCCGGGACAAGCCCGGCCATGACGATCCGGGACAGTTCAGGCTCGAGCACCCCTCTCACGCCGCTGCGTTGCGCAGCATCGGATTGCTGTCGACGCTGAAGCGGTTGAACAGCGTCGTGAACGGGCAACCGTCGGTCGCCCGCACGATGGCGTCGGACGCGGCGACCGCCTCGTAAAGCGCACGGACGGGATCGTCCGCCTCCGGCAGGTCGAGACCCCTGCGGATTTCCTCGCGGGCCTCGTTGACCTCGTCCTCGTCGTCGAGTGTGGCCTCCAGCGCACTCGCGGCGCGACGCATTTCCTCGAGATCACCGCCGGCGGAGAATTTGAGGATATCCAGCCAGTACGGGCGGGCTGCGACCAGCTGAACGAATGCCTCGAACGTATTGGCGATAATTCCTGCGCGGCCTTCCGATGAGACGTAGAGCACATTCTGCGACGGCAGCAGCACGAACGCGCCTCCGGCGCCGTCACCGCCGATCTGCCGGGGGCTCTCGACACCGTCGATGGTGAACCAGGGCTCGTCGTCCGGCGCGAACGAGACGTCGAGGCTGCCGAGCCAAGCAATGACCTCGCTGTTGGTTGTCAGAACCTCTGGAGTGAGGGGCATCGGCATGGCTCCTTCGACGGTCAATTTCGCGCACTTTGTCGCACCCCGGAAAAGATGGGTTCATGTGCGCGAATTTGCAGGCAAATCCCGACGTTAACCGTTTCGCATCTGCAACTTGCGGCTGATTGTCGGGGCCTGCGTAAGAAAGAATTAAAAACCGGCTACTAGCGTTCCAACATCTTTCGAACAACCGGGCCGAGACCCGGTCAGTCATATTATATTTCCTGGGGAAGTAGATGTCGCGCGCATTGATTGAAATCGGTAGCTGCAATGTGGACCTGGAACTGCGGCCGATCGAGCCGTCCTGGATCATCGAGGGCAACCCGGTATCGCGCTCGCACATCCTGTCCACCAGCGATGACGGCACCGCCTCGACCATCATCTGGCAGTGCACCGAGGGTCGCTTCAACTGGTATTACGACATCGACGAGACGATCATGATCATGGAAGGATCGATCGTGCTCGAGAGCGACGGCATGCCGCCGAAGCGCTACGGACCCGGCGACGTCATTTTCTTCCGCGACGGCGCGCATGCCAAATGGCATGTCGAAGGCCACGTCAAGAAGATCGCTTTCTGCCGCAAGACCAATCCCGTCGTGATCGGCTTCATGATCCGCGTCGTCAACAGGCTCAAGCGGATGTTTGTCTCCACCGGCGAGCGCCGCCCGGCCTCGCTGCTTGGCGCGGGCTAGTCAGTTTTCAGGTTTCAAGGACGCTTCCCAGCGGCTACGACGGAGAGGGGGCGGGATCAACATCCCGGCCCCTCTTCTCGTCATGACGGCCAGCCTTGTTACGACATCAAGTCCTGTCACGATGGCAAGTCGAGCCGGTAGACATCGATCGCGGTCTTCGAGAACAGCGCGGCCTTCTCGGCTTCGCTCAAGGGCGCGGCGATACGCTTGAAGGCGTTGAAGATCACCTGGTAGCTGCACTGGCCCTTGTCCGGCGGAAAATTGCTTTCGAACATCGCGCGTCCCGGCCCGAAGGCCTCGATGCAGGTCTCGATATAGGGCCGCCACGCGGCGGCAAGCTCTTCCGATGACGGCGGCGTCTTGCG harbors:
- a CDS encoding aminopeptidase; amino-acid sequence: MTDHRNSATPIDPVKLDRLAEVAVKVGLGLRPGQDLLLTAPAIALPLVRRIAVHAYKAGAGIVTPILSDEEMTLARYRHGHDDSFDRAANWLYEGMAKAFSNNTARLAIVGDNPMLLSGEDASKVARASKANSIAYQPALEKIVNFDTNWNIIAYPSSAWAKLVFPNDQEEIAIGKLADAIFAASRVDREDATANWASHNAVLRERTNWLNGQRFRALQYSGPGTDLTIGLADGHEWEGGASLSKNGISCNANIPTEEVFTTPHCRRVYGHVVSSKPLSYQGTLIDNIAVRFEDGRIVEAKASRGAEVLNKVLDTDEGARRLGEVALVPHSSPISQSGLLFYNTLFDENAASHIALGQCYSKCFVNGAQLTPQQIAAQGGNQSLIHIDWMIGSSETDIDGILADGSKVPVFRKGEWAK
- a CDS encoding cupin domain-containing protein, with protein sequence MSRALIEIGSCNVDLELRPIEPSWIIEGNPVSRSHILSTSDDGTASTIIWQCTEGRFNWYYDIDETIMIMEGSIVLESDGMPPKRYGPGDVIFFRDGAHAKWHVEGHVKKIAFCRKTNPVVIGFMIRVVNRLKRMFVSTGERRPASLLGAG